In Paenibacillus larvae subsp. larvae, the following proteins share a genomic window:
- a CDS encoding minor capsid protein — MKIQELIAWIEQRAPGTYFPFMFPTTGPDACSVVTLQAGGAKDRDTGVSFPAFQVLVRGAARDFEETEARAYAIFNTIANRKEQRIGAESVVVIYPVGSVPFFIGIDEVQRPIFSMNFNLIIRP; from the coding sequence GTGAAGATACAAGAACTGATCGCGTGGATCGAGCAGAGAGCGCCCGGCACCTACTTTCCGTTTATGTTTCCGACTACTGGGCCTGATGCCTGTTCGGTAGTGACGCTCCAAGCCGGTGGTGCGAAAGATCGTGACACGGGCGTAAGTTTCCCAGCATTTCAGGTCCTTGTCCGCGGGGCTGCGCGTGACTTCGAAGAGACCGAAGCAAGAGCTTACGCCATTTTTAACACAATAGCAAATCGCAAGGAACAACGAATAGGAGCCGAATCGGTGGTCGTGATCTACCCCGTCGGCTCCGTTCCTTTTTTCATCGGGATTGACGAGGTCCAGCGGCCAATCTTCTCGATGAATTTTAACTTAATCATTCGGCCATAA
- a CDS encoding major capsid protein: protein MALTLPEAAKLSTDTLQKGVIETFARSSAVLEMLPFMDIVGNSYRYNQEAVLPGVGFRGVNEGYQESTGVVNQLSEGLVIAGGDVDVDRFIVQTRGNVNDQRAIQTQMKTKALALTWTKTFFKGDVAQDPKSFDGLQKRLTGKQVIDGKSGELTITMLDELIDAVEGQPDVIYSNKTMRREIKRVIQDHHGYTESEYDKYGRPVISYGGIPIRFIETDAQGNEIIGFDETGNATSLYAVRFGPEQYVSGLQNGTINVRDLGELNEKPCYRTRIEWYSAMAVFHPRAAARLSGVIKKDGGSGAPKPAAKASK from the coding sequence ATGGCATTAACTCTCCCAGAAGCAGCTAAATTATCAACAGATACGCTACAGAAAGGTGTAATTGAAACATTTGCCCGAAGCTCCGCAGTGTTAGAGATGCTGCCGTTTATGGACATCGTTGGAAACTCTTACCGCTATAACCAAGAGGCAGTGTTGCCCGGAGTTGGTTTCCGTGGAGTGAATGAGGGATACCAAGAGTCCACTGGTGTAGTTAACCAATTATCCGAGGGACTCGTAATTGCCGGTGGTGATGTGGACGTCGACCGTTTTATCGTCCAAACTCGCGGTAATGTCAACGACCAGCGCGCAATCCAAACGCAAATGAAAACGAAAGCACTAGCACTAACTTGGACCAAAACGTTTTTCAAGGGCGATGTTGCACAAGACCCGAAAAGCTTTGACGGTCTACAAAAACGTTTGACCGGCAAACAGGTCATTGATGGTAAATCAGGAGAGCTTACAATTACGATGCTAGACGAATTAATCGATGCTGTAGAGGGTCAACCCGACGTTATCTACAGCAATAAAACGATGAGACGCGAAATTAAGCGTGTAATCCAAGATCACCACGGATACACGGAAAGTGAGTACGATAAGTATGGTCGCCCAGTTATATCCTACGGCGGCATTCCAATTAGATTTATCGAAACCGACGCTCAAGGAAATGAGATTATCGGTTTTGACGAGACAGGCAATGCCACATCACTTTATGCCGTGAGATTTGGACCTGAACAGTATGTGTCCGGACTGCAAAACGGTACGATCAACGTCCGTGACCTCGGTGAACTTAATGAGAAACCCTGCTACCGGACTCGTATCGAATGGTATTCTGCGATGGCTGTATTCCACCCACGCGCCGCTGCCCGGTTGTCTGGCGTAATCAAAAAAGATGGAGGTTCGGGGGCGCCTAAACCCGCTGCAAAAGCCTCCAAATAA